In Paenacidovorax monticola, the genomic window CTCCACCACGGGCTGGGGTGCCTTCTTACGCGGCGCGCGGCGCGTGGCCGGCTTCGGCGAACTCGCTTCGGGCGCGTCGCCCGCGATGTCGGGATGGGAATCGTCGTTCATGGATGGCTTCCGTGGGCGCTGTCGTCCGCGCCCGGTTCTTCATTCGTTGGATCGTCAAGGAGTGTGCCGGCGGCCTCTGCCACGCCAGGCAGCTCCAGTGCCTGCAGGGCCTGCTCCACCGGCTCCTGGGCGCCAGAGGGCTCCAGGCCCGCCCCTCGTCGGCCAGGTCCAGCCCGCCGTCTTCAGAGGCAGCCTGCGCCTCCAGCGGCCCCAGGGCCTCGAACATGCTGGCCTGGGCGGCGGGGCCTTCGAGCATGGGCAACTGGTCCAGGGACTGCAGACCCAGATCGTCCAGGAACTGCCGCGTGGTCGCAAACAGCGCAGGGCGCCCCACGGTCTCGCGGTGCCCGATCACCTCAACCCAGCCCCGGTCCTCCAGTTGCTTGATGATGAGACTGTTGACCGTCACGCCCCGGATGTCTTCGATATCGCCACGCGTCACCGGCTGCCGGTAGGCAATGATGGCCAGGGTTTCCAGCGTGGCCCGCGTGTAGCGCGGCGGCTTTTCCGGGTGCAGCCGGTCCAGGTACTCGCGCATCTCGGGGCGGCTCTGGAAGCGCCACCCCGTGGCCACCTGGACCAGCTCGACCCCTTTTTGCGCCCAATCCTGCTGCAACTCGAGCAGCAGCGTCTTGAGCGTGTCGGAGCCCAAGGCGTCATCGAACAGGGTCCGCAGCTCGCGCACGGCCACGGGCTGCTGCGCACAGATCAGGGCAGTTTCAAGGACCCGTTTGGCATCCACCGTGTTCATGGTTCAGCGATTCCGGGAAGCGGCGCCGCGCATCCCATGCAAGGCACCAGACAAGACAAAAAGAAGGGTTCGGGCAGCAGGCGCTCGCTGCGAATGGGCTGCAGGGCGCCAAGGCCTGGCGGGTCGCCGCGAGCAGGCTGAATCAGGGTTCGGCCGCGGGCCGCTAGGACGGATTGTAGCTTAGACCCCATTGCACCAGTGCCTGCCGCATGTCCTCGGGCAGCGGTGCATGGAACTCCAGCGCCTGCCCCGTGACGGGATGCGCGAACGCCAGCCGGTAAGCATGCAGTGCCTGGCGCTGCATGCCGGCCGCCCCGCTTCCGCCGTAGAGAGTGTCCGCCACCAGCGGATGGCCGATGGACGCCATGTGCACGCGGATCTGGTGGGTACGCCCCGTGTGCAGGGTACAACGCACCAGGCAACCGTCTCCGCTTCCCGCCAGCCAGTCGAAATCGGTGCGCGCGGGCTTGCCCGCATGCTGCGCCAGGTCCACCACGGCCATGCGCAGGCGGTTGCGCGGATCGCGGCCGATCGCGGCATCGACCGTGCGGTGGGCCGCCCCCGCCACGCGCGGTGCGCAAGCGCAAGGTACTGGCGGCTCACCCGGCGCTCGGCGATCAGGCGCACCAGCGCATCCATGGTGGAGCGCTCGCGGGCCACGACCATCAGGCCGCTCGTGTCTTTGTCCAGCCGGTGCACGATGCCGGCACGCGGCACATGCAGCGCCTTGGGATCGCGCGCCATCAGGCCGTTGAGCAGGGTGCCGCTCCAGTTGCCCGGCGCAGGGTGCACGACCAGGCCCGCGGGCTTGTTCACCACCAGCAGGTGCTCGTCCTCGTACACGACAGCCACGGGGACCGGCTCGGGCTTGAAGGCCTGGCTCTGCTGGGTGGGCCGGATCTCCACCACGAGGCCGTCGCCGGCCTTGACCTTCAGCGCTGGCTTCTGCGCCAGCCCTCCGTTGAGCTGCACGCAGCCCTGCGCCAGCAATTGCTGCAGGTAGCTGCGCGACAGCTCGGGCACCAGCTCGGCCAATGCCTTGTCCAGGCGCACCCCGTGCTGGGCCGTACCTACCGTGATCTGGCGGACTTCGGCCTCGCCGGCATCGGGCCCCTGCTCTTCGGAGTCCTCGGCCTCCTCCCAGGACGGGGAAGACACGCCGTCAGCGCGCCGGCAGGTAGCGCGAGGGGTCCACCGGCTTGCCCTGGCGGCGGATCTCGAAGTGCAGCTTGACCCGGTCCGCGTCCGTGCTGCCCATCTCGGCGATCTTCTGCCCCTTGCGCACCGACTGGTCTTCCTTGACCAGCAGCGCCTGGTTGTGGGCGTAGGCCGTCAGGTAGGTGTTGTTGTGCTTGAGGATGATCAGGTTGCCATAGCCGCGCAGGCCCGCACCGGCATACACCACGCGGCCATCGGCAGCAGCCAGCACGGCATCGCCCGCCTTGCCGCTGATGTCATAGCCTTTGTTGCGGGCTTCGTCGAAGCCCGCCAGCAGGCTGCCCGACGCGGGCCAGATGAAGCCCATGTCGTCGTCGCCACCCGCCGGTGCCGCCGCTGCGGGAGCGGGCGTGGGGGCCGGCGCAGGGGCGGATGCCGAAGCCGCGGGCGCCTTGGACGGCGCGCTCGCGGCTCCCGCCACGGCAGGCGCCACGGCCGACGATGTGACGGGGCGCGTCACCACGCCCGACTCGCTGGTGCTGGGCGCGGCAGCCACCGTGGCCGACGGCGGCACCACGCGCAGCACCTGTCCGACCTCGATGAGGTTGGGATTCTCCAGGCTGTTCCAGCGGGCGATGTCCTTCCAGCCTTGCCCCGATTCCAGGCCAATGCGAATCAGGGTATCCCCAGGCTTGACGGTGTAGTAGCCGGGCTTGCCGGCATTCTCGGCCCCGGGCAGGGGCTTCACGGGGGCGGCCACCACGGTCCCCGGAGTGGCGGTGGTCGGCGCCGTCGATGTGCCCCGATCCTCCACGGGAGCCCTGTTCACCGATGTTCCGCAACCGGCCAGGACCACCCCCGCCAGAACCACAGAACCCCAGGTGACAAGACTACGCGATACGAACATAAGCAATCCTTTTCAGGCAATCCCCGATTTTAGAGGGACAAAATTCACGGCCTCCAGGACGTTCTCCTTGAACCCCAGAGCCGTTTTGTCGATGACCAGCAACACCTGACGCCCGGTGCCCCCGCCATGGGGGCCACGAGGCGCCCGCCCACGGCCAATTGGTCGCACCAAGCCCCGGGCACGGACTCGCCGCCGGCGGCAGCGATGATGGCCGCATAGGGCGCGCCTGCCGCGTACCCCTCCATCCCGTCGCCGAACAGCAGGTGCACATTCGCCAGGCGCAGGGGACGCAGATTGACACGCGCGCGTTCATGCAACGCGCGCAAGCGCTCGATGGTGTACACCTCGCGCGCAATCCGGCTCAGCACCGCCGCCTGGTAGCCGCAGCCGGTGCCGATTTCCAGCACCCGCCCGAGCTGCCCCCCG contains:
- the scpB gene encoding SMC-Scp complex subunit ScpB — translated: MNTVDAKRVLETALICAQQPVAVRELRTLFDDALGSDTLKTLLLELQQDWAQKGVELVQVATGWRFQSRPEMREYLDRLHPEKPPRYTRATLETLAIIAYRQPVTRGDIEDIRGVTVNSLIIKQLEDRGWVEVIGHRETVGRPALFATTRQFLDDLGLQSLDQLPMLEGPAAQASMFEALGPLEAQAASEDGGLDLADEGRAWSPLAPRSRWSRPCRHWSCLAWQRPPAHSLTIQRMKNRARTTAPTEAIHERRFPSRHRGRRARSEFAEAGHAPRAA
- a CDS encoding peptidoglycan DD-metalloendopeptidase family protein, encoding MFVSRSLVTWGSVVLAGVVLAGCGTSVNRAPVEDRGTSTAPTTATPGTVVAAPVKPLPGAENAGKPGYYTVKPGDTLIRIGLESGQGWKDIARWNSLENPNLIEVGQVLRVVPPSATVAAAPSTSESGVVTRPVTSSAVAPAVAGAASAPSKAPAASASAPAPAPTPAPAAAAPAGGDDDMGFIWPASGSLLAGFDEARNKGYDISGKAGDAVLAAADGRVVYAGAGLRGYGNLIILKHNNTYLTAYAHNQALLVKEDQSVRKGQKIAEMGSTDADRVKLHFEIRRQGKPVDPSRYLPAR